The Phlebotomus papatasi isolate M1 chromosome 3, Ppap_2.1, whole genome shotgun sequence genomic sequence ccttcctcaggtctacaatgtttatggacaaaaatagtatacataggattttttttctctcctttcttttcaaattttctaaaaaaaaaataaaaaaataaaaaaatcctatttttagAGAACAGAGAGAATAGAGAATagaggaaggagacaaccaatctccgaaacgtcgtaagaggaggaaatagagacGTTTTTAAAAAAGGTCTCTGTACCGTATTTCTTGACTccaaattatccacaaaagaccgaaaatacaattcaatattctattatacttcatttattaaacaaaaacaccacaagatacagtgctgtctctctatatgcacagtttgggtactttttttgacagttctctctcttaatatgcacaactttttttgaaattctcaacggtttttttctttcttttaataaattacacaCGGcccttcgttatccgggtgacagctgccaaacgctggcgattgatgtattcaaaaggattttttatgaagcatgcagtttgtcctgagtgaattaatgtgttattttcattttatcaaagtttttgacacacaatcgtgctacaaaatgaaacataaacacaccacaaagaaaattctgttgtttttcgacagaaaacaaattcccacagcagaaaatataaaaaacgttaaccagattcaaaaaaccaaaatgtcattttgtccccacgtcagccggataacgaagagtcgagtgtatcatttttttattgttcttgaATTTcgtgtgttattttaaatataatatgagacacaaaaaataaaattaagaaaattaaaaacaagaaaaattatttaccaagaaaataattttctttattactttgtcaaaatgtaaacaaattgattttgaatgcaaccgacacaaaagctgtgcatatagagagtgtgcatatagagagacagcactgtaattcattttcattgctgaacacacatgcatatataacctcaaaattactttaaatgtaaccgtcgagcgggcactgtaaacaGGAATGGGAAACTGAGTATCCACcatgagaaaaatattaaagaaaactgaaaaattgttaaagcaaaataaaatttaaaaaaatattaatttcctagaataataatttttattttgcgattctaatcaattttatattttaaaataaattattttgaattttttttatttaaataaatatgtgtaatttttgcaatattcaatggcacagaaaaaaatcagaatatttcctatttcaattttacatatttccagcacaaattaaaaaaatccaatgcagtttaattcaatttcaattatttttcgaGTGAATAGCCCCTCGGCAATTTTCAAATTCAGAGAAACCGTTGGCCGCCATGATGAATTTCTCTacgtaaatgtaaattctaaaataaattttttattctttccaaTTAAATGGCTACACATGACACAATTACATTGAGAATGCCATCTAAATGTTACCTCTAACTCCAATCCTACGCAATTTATCTGAAGCCCATGCCGTTGTATCACTTCCTGTCCCTTCCGGGACGCTGCCGACATGCCGCTTCCTTCAAAACAAACAATTTAGTgtagttttttttgtgtgaaaatgcaaaaatttctgagaGGAAATGCCTTTTGAGAGATCTAGTGACATGACTTTTGAGGTCCACGATCATAGAATAGCAAGTAAGCTGGAACACTGAGAACTTCATCGATGGACACCTCCCGGACCACCGTGTCCGACGTGAAGTACCATTTGTGGGCATTCCGGAGAGCTCCCCTTCTGTACGTGACGTAGTGTCCACTGTTGGCCTCTCCCGAATGCACAACCACGGCCAGCAGCCTGTAGAGATTCCGCGGGAACATGGAGCCAAAGTTGTAGGGAGTGGAGGAGGCGGTGGGAGTATCTCCGCCGCCGGTGGGAAAGCTGCTGGAGAGGAGAGAAAGAGTGGAACCCCATGGAGTGCTCATTTGACTGCTCAATCCCGGCTGAACAAAACTGTACGGAGCCATTGAGAGACTTTCCGGAAAGTGTACGTAATCCTGCCTCTTGGACACCTGCCCACCCAACTGCAGCCACGTGCACCTGGAAATGTGGACACAGAGACAAGCCGGAAGCTTGGCAAAGGTCAGTGTCTTCGTGTGAACAGTCGTCTCGTTGCAGGATTCACAGGTGACGTCATTGAGAGTCTCCGGAGCTATAAATTCCGACAGAAGATGCCCCAGGCTCAGCCCAGGATTCCTCACTTCGGGCAGGGGCAGTGTGACACTGTCGAATTTATCATACCTCACCACGGACTTGAAGCCACAGCCAGAGCAGGTCATCTGACTGCTCAGGGCTCCCCGGAAGGGATGTGGCACCTGAATGCTCGTCCTATCGCTCCACACGGACACTCGACCCGGACCACGATTGAGACGGTCCAGAGAGCGATAGGACATTGAGATCCGTTTGCTGAGACTCCCACCTAGGGCACCCTCGTGGGCACTGCTGCCCACTCGAGTCATTCTGTAGTTCATTGATGGAGATGCCTGGAAGAGGCAAGAGACCCGAgttaaaaaaaggggtggcaaagtgtccagggctttgcgaaatgctcgaactcctgacttagatgctatatacatcaaaagtacttccgcatttaccgtttaccggtactcaaccgatgcaaatcgattcataaaatcactcaatagatcctacaaaaaagtttaaagagtaataaaaattatatttgaacaaaaattacttatcggtaaataaccggttcatgaccgattcacaaccgatttgaaccgacttataaatcactcaaaatatttccgaaAATCACCTCAGGAgtagttaaattaaatttcgtataaaaattatttatcggttatgaatcggttcataaccgattcaaaaccgattggaaccggttcagttttataggaaattccaagacctttccaacgagcccaagcaTGACcctattcgcttgataaatgcgttcTATAGagactttttaacatttgaccttgaaaaaccgttattatggcgctggcacacattttcaattggatgaatttcaatcgattgaaattttacctcttactctttcaaagcgaaataatatatatgtgtctctttctgtcaaatgaaaattgaaattgaaatttcaattttaaatttcatttgacagaaagagacacccatatctgatttcagtttgagagAGTAAGAGATAAAATCTCAATCagttgaaattcactcaattgaaaaggtgtgccagcgccattaggaatgattcaacgctattttTGCCTAAGAACGATATGTCCGCctgagtaatctctaaaacatatccaaaaatgaaaagaatcgcacgacgcgttttcgagcaatccttaaaaaacatggttttggaggggaaggggggaaatgaggggcatgttagaGATCCTTGGGCCGACTTATGGGGGGCCCtcttaggtcccaagtcgctatctcttaccgtttggcctctagagctggcgacagccggacggacagacggacaaacagcgtgacgacatttctcagaaatcgtctgaaacgcgaagatttgttgacaaaagtggtctccccggggtggaaagtggaaattttggggggtgaagAAAATGAGGCATTatattatactgctctctccgtggattTCGAGcattaaaacgattttttaactctttctgaTATATTTGAGGttacagcgcctctggtgttgaTTTTGCAAACTTCACATGTTCTAGAAAATTGTAGGGCACTTCAAGACCTTTAACTTTCTCTTAGTAGGGAATCAAATCGGTTCAGTGGATTCTGAGCTACAGTGACCAAAGtaccaaaaaattgaaaaatcgattttgcctACATTTCAGGCGCAGAATACACTACCTTCGGGCTACTCAAGTTTCGAACGATTCATTTTTCGTCCAATGattaaaatttcctgaaaagagccacatggagtaaaattaattgtccaaagcttgagcttgagtcgtccgaaggtagcgtactttccctcaaaaagaaaattagaagtgtttataaaaaaaaataaatacaaccaATTAGGGTatgtgtgctaaatttcggcataattgcatgcaagcgccaacgtctcaagtttgaaatgtaatattaattaatagaaattgatttttttattccttctacttaaggagtgttgcttagaactttgtagacagtttatcgtctatatttactctaaaatccttcttaatacattttaaaatgaataaaaatgtagacatagctttggtgccctatttcggccaccttcattctcatagtttcttgcccttcaggaattctttcaatatctttttcacgtcatctcgtttgtcggtGCTATAttatgttattcttttgcattgtacaatctcaagagtatccaaaaactaaaaattcattgaaattcgaggaacaaaaaaggtggccggaattgcaagctggccggaatttggcacacttaccctaaaatcTTTCCattaaactttgttttttttttgaagtatcAATGAGAAAACGATAAAAGATCGGGCCTTATGGTTTCTAAACACCCGCTAAACCCGATAAATCAgggacatgacatttcctatgtttcccatatgtttctagcgtgccaaaaaaactttggaatttatcagctgttttctgtcattgtggaatgaattacccaaaaatactaatacaaaacaaaagctaATTTAATAACTAATAGACAACCGAAAATCCCAGaatggcaacctacgtagttttggagatatctcgtgaaatgtgtacgaaaacaggaaaaaatttacactaaaaccgatagcatttttcagagctaatgtcacttcCCTGGGCTAAACGGTTAAACAGTTCGACAAGGGGTTCCTATGGAGCTTTATGAGGTCAAATTCGCATAATTGTAAGACGTGTgtcggttccgcggctaaaggccctgccgttattttgaatccctaaagactgattgggtacacaagatgccttgtccctagggttagccctctgagtgggaggtgatGGGTGTGCATCTTTATCGTCCTACAGGGAGCTTGCCTTCCGATGTGCATAAGACTATGGGCAGGGAGCACTCATGCCTTTTTTGCAGTTCTCAGTTGTTCTTCAGCTGTGAGTACAAACGCACCCTTAACAAGAGAATCCTTGTTGGGCCACCACCACCAGTCGCGCTGCTGTGCCCGATTTCCAAAACCTCGGTTATATTAATCTCACATAATGGATTATCAAATCCTAATATCTTGAATTCTATTTAAGCGATGGAACAGGACTTCAAAAATCTGGACAAAAATTATCTTTCCAGTGCGTCCATTGTCGTCTTACTAACCTTAAAAAATGTGAACAAAAGTTCTTTCTCATTTCCCAGTCAGATATTTGACACAATTACGCTTTATTCTGTCTTTTCTAAACTTAATATTAACTACTGAAATTTTTTTGTGCACCTCCAAGGTAAGCCAcgcctttgaatattttaggccacgcccactcTGCAATATTATTTCAAGATTGCCATTTCTTATGGATGTTACGTATCAGGAAATCAGGATAGTAATGAGATTGAAGActgcaatacattttaaaacagGACACTGTCCTCTAGTTCTTAAACTATCGgtacgatgagtcacatttattgaaaaatatagaaaatattagtcattatgaagcttgggaccatgTAAAGCATGTCCCCTTTCCCTTacatttaaattcatttaaattttttttcttaattt encodes the following:
- the LOC129807914 gene encoding ubiquitin carboxyl-terminal hydrolase 30 homolog, whose product is MEGDKFLMAAGVTAAVVVGAFVFWGPSGASRLRQRRGQIAGLHNFGRTCFLNALLQALSACPQFIGWLQLSNANDKKSLVSSLLSTLEVINGTHPSLRGDPHSPGSVIRALTALGWVIPPDEHDVHELLHVMLSSLEEEMVKPKKVGCLSDALGQQLHVDIPQARPSSAMLSDFDNPEYNEMANLMRHTRSEAHTPDSPHSTCTDIDDSADTSLLDEQLASPSMNYRMTRVGSSAHEGALGGSLSKRISMSYRSLDRLNRGPGRVSVWSDRTSIQVPHPFRGALSSQMTCSGCGFKSVVRYDKFDSVTLPLPEVRNPGLSLGHLLSEFIAPETLNDVTCESCNETTVHTKTLTFAKLPACLCVHISRCTWLQLGGQVSKRQDYVHFPESLSMAPYSFVQPGLSSQMSTPWGSTLSLLSSSFPTGGGDTPTASSTPYNFGSMFPRNLYRLLAVVVHSGEANSGHYVTYRRGALRNAHKWYFTSDTVVREVSIDEVLSVPAYLLFYDRGPQKSCH